ctggCTCTCTCAGCACCCTGGTAGATGGGTtgggtcatgcttattgatatattGTAATTAATGTaaaatgagtttttgtttttgttattaaaacctagcaaaagttatttttgcgttccttgtaatgtgtggtctccccagcacgccTTCTACAGtgcaactaatctgcaaatagccaacataaGAATCATCATTTGTACTTCTCTGCATTTCCCTTTGACATCACAGTTTACAATCTCTCCCCTccaaaatatgtatgtatgtatgtgtatgtatgtgtacaaGTGTGTGTTTAGACACACATGAACACCTACTGCTACACTTCAGggtaacacttcatgcatctgatgacgTGGATTGAATTCTACAAATATATATGCCCTATTAAATGTGCTGGTCTTTAAGGTGACAACAAGACTGttatttttgctgcaagagactaaaGTCACTTCCAGATGACCAGATTAATCAACAGGCGTCCTGATTGGTTTGTGGaaaggttagatgatgttgtgtCAAAATGAGCattatcccacattttccagggcattttcctgtcacttttctTATTACAACAAGTTGGATCTTTGGGGGAAATTGGTTTCTTTTGCGagagctccaaatcagctttaattctGCAGCCCAAATTTGCTGGGTTATGATTGAACACAATCTGAAAATGATAGATacgtgggatagctcagtcagtagagcatgaaactcttaatctcagggttctgagttcgagccccatgttgggcgaaagagTCGTGcgctgcagagagttggactagatgaccctcatggtcccttccaaccctacaactcccatgtgcaTCCATATTCACAGTTTTCTCAGGCTGGCATCACACTTGAAAAGCCACCTTGacaaaatactattattattattattattattattattattattattatttatatcccgccctccccggccaagactggactcagggcggctaacatcaaagtatataatacattaaaacataaaatcaaacaactgattgaaatacagcttaaaatcaaattaaaatcagaataaaatcagatggcAACTCACAAACTATAACTACAGTATAGGGGTTGGGAACATTAAGTGCTCACCAGGCCCAGCTATTTGTGCTGGTCTTAAATGGGCCAGTGGGAAGAGTTAGAGAGGCCACTTCCATGAAGGTCTTGTAGAAAGAGGGGGGTCAGACTGGGAGCCAACCAAAGGCccggcggaacagctccgtcttgcaggccctgcggagagatgtcaagtcctgcagggccctagtctcctgcgacagagcgttccaccaggcctggtcaaggccagcctaacctccttgaggcccgggacctccaaggtgttattatttgtgggccataaggtcctccacgggACATACCAGGAAAGGCAGTCCCATAAGtacaaggccgtatagggctttaaaggttcaaaccagcaccttaaacctgaccctgtactccaccgggagccagtgcaactggtaaagcaccggatgaatgtggtcccgcggcaaggacccccccccccgtaaggAGACTCgtcacagcattctgcacccgctggagtttctgggtcagtctcaagggcagccccatgtagagcgaattacaataATCGAGCCTGGAGGTGACAGTCGCATGGATCAGAGTGGCAagatcagggcgggaaaggtaaaggaccaactGCTTAGCGCGGCAGAGGtggaaaaatgctgcctttgctgtAGCTGAATtcagcaccagctgaagtttctgaggcAGCCCCGTGTTTAATTCATTGCAGAGAGCACACCATGGACAACAATGCTTCCACCTTCTTACTTTAAATTCTCTTCAAttacttcattattattattattattattattattattattattattattatatttgttagtcactttatcttgtcTAAGACAAcccaaagcaacatacaaaacaacaacaacattaaaaccaATGGAGTGGGGGATTCATTCAAAACATCCTGCCTACTTCtcaaaggccaaaggcctggttacagaAGCAAGCAGCTGCTTTGCACCTAAAGAGATATAATGATGGTGTCAgcaggtgagccttcctgggaAGAGTATTCCATAAacgaggagccaccacagaaaagacccgtcTTGTGCTGCTACCCTCTGGGcctctcacagaggaggcacacaaaaaagGGCCTCATATGATGACCACGGGATCctagtcagttcatatggggagagttgGCCCTTGAGATTTTGCAGTCCTAAGacttttaaggctttataggtcaaaatcagcattttgaattgaacccggaaactaattggcagacagtgcagtcagaccaggatcaacattatatgctcaaaccatcttgtccaGAGCAACCAGGCTGCTGAATtcagcaccagctgaagtttctgaactttcTTCAGAGGGAGCCCCGAGTTTAATGCAGTGCAGTAATCTCATCTATGGGTCCTCTGTCCTTTAACATTTAAGGTGATTACTTTCCCTATGCTGTAATCGggagcaaaagaaaaagggaggagaGATATTTTCCGTTTTAACAAGATATAGGTGACCCAGATATGACAGATaccctttaatttttttctgaaatactGGCTGCCACCTGGATAGTTCTATTCAGCTGGATGGACAAATACAGAGACCCTTCATAGCAACATTCTATTGCAATTATTTTATactatgaaataaaaaagggataGAGCCATTAACTATACCATAAACTATACTAAGCCTTACCAAAAAAGCCCTCTGCCCTACCCTAGAGGCAGATGCATTCTGGCTTTGAAGCAGACTATTTTCAGAACAGGCTCCCCTATCTGTGGACGGCAGTCCAGACGGAGTCAGCAGGTGGGAGAGGGAGCTCCGTCCTGACAGCCAGTGACAACTGGCTGGCGCTCTTCAGAGGGAAAGGAGCTAAGCAGGGAACGGCCTGGAGCCATGGCCCAGCAAGGAGGAGGacgagaggaagaagaagaagaagaagaagtgaccCTGGGGAAGATAGACTCCCGGGACCCCCTCACCAAAGAGATCGATCTGGTGGAAAGAGACCCCAAGCAGATCAACCAAGAAGTGGTAAAGGTGAGAGCATTCCTATTTTAATGGCAGAAAGAAGCACACTCCTGAGGATGCAAAATGACTGAGAGCAGATGGAGcgaggaggtgggggtgggggtgggcaaagCTTTCAAAAATAGCCCAGGAACAAAAGAGAAAATTCCTTCTGCAGATAGCACCAATGCTCCTTTGCAGTAGCTTAAAGAAAGCAGAGTGTGCTCTCTACCCTCCCCCTTACGATATTCATTTGTGCACCAAGTGAGACTTAAAACTTGAGGGGTGTGCTTTGTCCCCCATCCGCCTCCCCAGAACCCTAAAGTCCACAAGCGGGAGCCGGGTGCAAAAGTTgtaaagagagggggagattaaGGGACAGTGCTCCTCTGAAGAGCTTGTTTtcagtgccagaactgagctcacagCCCTTTCAGGCAGAAGACCCATCCCTCCTTTCCTTGCAAGCTTTCTTCGTTTCACCAGCCTTTCTGGGGTGGTGGGTTGCTCCTGTTGTGAAAACAATTGGGACCTACTGTAATACCTGTAGATCCTGATCAACCTTCTGCTCATCTCTGCTCTGGCACAAAACTCCCCTAAAAAAACGGAGAGTGACATATATGCCTCATGGAACATACAATCTAAAAGCGCCTTGAGCATCTCATATTGTGGCAGAAAGGCAGGACATTAATGTTGTTCATAATATATATAGCAAGGGGAGAACATAAGAATAGGGATGGGTAGTGATGAGCAGCAAATGCAGTTACTTAGATGAAGAATAGGTCAGTGGCTGcttaggggccaaatgtggccctcagttgCTTCCCATTTGGCTCCCAGCACTGACCcaccctttccctccttctcctgagGAGAGACCCAGGCAAAGGTCTCTTTAAAGCCCTTTCTCCTTCCAGCATAAACAGCAGCAGCTTTTCTGCACTTCATCCATGAAGCACTTCACCAACTGAGATACAAACAAAAGCCCAACGTCTGTTACAATTTGCTACGGGGAAAGAGAGCAGATTCTCCAAGAATCCTTTCGTCTgtgggctcacccacacttccctTGATCcgagaggtttttcttttgttctgctgCTTTTCCCGGGAAAGcccgctctttactgctgaattggaacaaacgtcaATCAGGTTACAGCAGTAAAGGGCAGGTTTAGGACCACAGAGGTGTGGCTGAGCCCAGTGTCTGGGTGGATATGGCCATTAAGCGAATGCTGCTGTCCGTACAATGCTTATATTTGTTTCAGAACAACGTCCTTGTGGACAGTTAGGGCTGGTCCATACTTCCTCTTGTAccgctgctttcccctggggaacactgctctttagcactcaattggagcaaaaggcagcttgggttttctgtggattgccatttgctccaatttagagCTAGAGtggctttccctgggaaaggagcagggcaaccACCCATTGCTTTCTCGGCACAGGACAAAccgaagtgtggatgagcccttagttgCCAAGCGATGGCTTTGGGGCAGTTGGAGTGAAGATGGCACGGCAGGGGAGGAAGAGTCAGCTAGGACTTCACAGAAAAGGTTGGGCTGTGAAGAGGATTtgaagagggaggagaaagaggtagGAGGCAATTTGTGGCCTAAGGGCAGTGAGAGAGAATGGCCAATGTACTGGACCTCTCACCGAGCCAAAAACAGAGTGCAGATGCCTCAGCTGACACCCTCACTGCATTTATTTCAAAGACATGAGCTTCAGGTGCAGGACTGTAAAGCTACCTACAGCTAAAATTTCCATAAACATGAAATAATGTTTTTGTGGAATAGAATTAAAACAGGAGAGTGAATGGGAGATCTCAAAGGCAGCTGGAACAGTCCTTCAGCCCATAGTGGCAGTCGCTTCCTCCTAGTTCATCTTTAGAAAGAATTGGTCACCACCAAAAAATTCAGAGTGGTGGCTATTTCTGTAACTCAGACCCACATCCACGTTCATTTCTCCCAAGCACCAGAGGCTCATGGGAGTTCACAGGTAGGAATTGGCCGTTGGTGGCCATGGGGCCTAATGGGGCCCTTTGAGAAATGCTCTTTGGTGCCAAATCAGGGGCATATGATTTGCTTCCCAGTATATTGAGGGGGAGCGGACTGGGACCCTGGCTTGCCACTCCTCAGGAACTGGGGCAGGGTGGAGGAGGTCCTAAGAACAAGTAATGCAATCTTCATCTCCCAGTGGACTTACTATAACCTCACCTACTTGTTGTATAAAAAAGATCGCCAGCTTCCTCACTTGATTCCTTGTGTATCCTGCCTTCCTGCATGTTGCTCAGAGCAATGATCACAGcataacaacagccctgtgaggtagtttagattAAAAGGAGCTAATTCGCCCCAGATTGCTAAAAGAGACACTTGCGATATTCCACatattaccatattggcctgaatattagccacacccgaatataagctgcacttttaaaattcaagggggggaaggaaaaagagaCAATACCGAACATAAGCCGCTCCCTGAAAATTCCGCAGACACTCACACCCATTCTGTTTTACACTATGTCTGCAgcaatatcgtaaaagccaatttttgtaaggtcgttaATTTAagacacactttaacttttcatggtcggaattcgggggaaaagtgaggcttatattcaggccaatatggtatgtaATACACCTGAAGTGAGTTTGATTCCCAGTGACTTCTTTTTCCTgcatccacatcatacatttaaagcatacaaCTCCCCTAAAatattcctgggaactgtggtttcccCACCTCAGAGCACTGACAAGGAAATGGTCAGTAATGCTGTGGGTTCATGAATTTTACAAGCCCATgtatagcctggaaaagagaaggaagCAATCTCTTTCCATATGCAAGTGCTTCCAGTCTTACAGGTCACCCCATGGCAATTCTTACTCCCCATAGGTGACCAGGCAAgtggtgtggtgtttttttattgtACTCCCCAAGGCTCcaagctgtgtgtgtttgtgtgtgtctgttcaTTCcaactgcagtggggaagcaaagCCTCCTCTCTCTGTGCTCCATGTTTGGCCCTCAGAAGCAGAACTGGAGGCAGTTCTCTTTTTAGCTTTATGACTCTGTCAACGGGTGGTTATCCCACCGTGCAAGGAAGCTAACAAGGCTATAAAAAGGACAgattgaaaagaagaagaaagaaaatggcacTCTGGAAGGATAATGCTGATGTTTAATCCACTTAATGCTGATCACGTTGCTCTACCTTTGGGAGGTCTGCTCTCATCTCTTTACATTTTAATCTGACTTTTGCTCAGGAtttaaaatacagtcgtaccttggatcccgaacaccacaaacctggaagtgagcgttccggttagcgaacgttctttggaaccccaaCGTCCAagggggcttccaattggctgcaggagcttcctgcagccaattagaagctgcactttggtttccgaataaCATACAAGAAAGGCCCAGTCGGCTGGCACATATCCTGTTTGGGACAGAATCTTCCCCAAAGGTGTTTCAGCCTCATGTACATTTCTGCCCATTGATTGTGGACCTCCTGGCTCTTCTAGAAGTGGGTGCAGAACCAGGGCAGAATGACAGGCCACCTAAGAACAAAAGATCCCATCGAGTTCACACAGGGGCCCAAAAGGCGTCTGTGAGCAGAACCTGAACAGAAGAGCCCTCTCCTCAAGGTCTTCAGAGGTACTATCATGGCGAGTAGCTCCTGCTAGCCGTGTCcgtcatgaatttgtctaattctcttttaaagccatccagtgtGGTGGTCATCACAACTTCTCATGGGAGccgattccatagtttaactacgaaGAGCTTCCCTTTGACTCTTCGGATGTTCATGATGCAAATGTGTGTGACAAAACATAGTTGGCCACTTGTCATgggaaaaggcagcttcctgtgtggaACAGCTTGGAGTACTGAAGCAGCTGGGATGGGAGGTTGTGTAACCCTATCCTGATGACTGCAACTCCCCACATAGGGTAGAAGACAAATGTCTGTGAGGGTGAGCACAGGCTTAGAGCTTCACCAAGAGGGAAAACGGCTTTGGGGAGGGGATTTTCAGCAAGCACCGTCTCTTGCTGTCTCTCTGCTCATAGCCATTCCATACCAGAAGCTGCTTTGGCCTGGCCATTTTGTGACATGCAGCTGTGTGCAATGTCTAGCTAAGGGCAAAGAGCACTCATCCATCACACGCTAGAACCCAGATGTGCAAGGCTGGTTGCAGCTCCCCCAGAGGCAGAGATGCTCAACAAGACTGTCTATTCTAAAATTCATATCCTGGTTAAAATTAAGCCCTGCCTGACTCATGGCGTTTTTCCCTACCTTGCCAGGTGGACTTTGAAGATGTGATTGCTGAGCCAGAGGGCACGCACAGTTTTGACGGGGTGTGGAAGGCGAGCAACACCACTTTTACGGTCAGCAAGTATTGGTGTTACCGGATTCTGTCGGGGGCCCTGGGCGTGCCCCTCGCCCTGCTCTGGGGCTTCCTCTTTGCCTGCATTTCCTTCTGCCACATCTGGGGAGCCATGCCTTGCATCAAGAGCTACTTCATAGAGGTGCAGTGCTGTGGGCGCTGCTATGCCCTCTGCATACGCACCTTCTGCGACCCGCTCTTTGAAGCTGTGGGGAAGGTCTGCGGCGACGTCCGAGTGGCCCTGCGCAAGGAACGTGCCAAGGACTGAGGCTCTGTTTGGGACCAGGACAGGACTCCGGGGTTTGCCTTCCTCCAGCTAGAGGCCTGATCTAGGTGGGAGCTTCCGGCTGGTGGAGCTATTCCTCTAACTCCCTGTCCTCCACATGCCAAGACAAAGCGGTGGTGTGGAATGGGAAATCCAAATAATAGCCCCTAAACACATGACAGAATCTAGTGGGAAGTACTTTGCAGAAACCTCATCAATTAGGCTGGCATGGCAGGCGTTCTGAGTAGGATATGCCCTATGGGTCATGCATCTGTCTGTCTTCTATTTCTGCCCCCACGAAGCAGCCCTCTGTCTCACAGTGTGCCACAGTATGAATTCCTTTGTGTACAGAATTAAAGCACCATGTCTCATGTTGCGATTAGCTCCATCCTCTCCTAGGACCGACAGTCACAAGACATAAGGTTTCATCCATCTATTCTCTCGTCCCTTTGAAGCTGCGGTGTGCCGTCAGGGACAGCCTTTCAGCACTTCTTTTTCCAAGCAGGGGAAACAGCAGCACTGTGACAACCGCACAGTTACAAAAATCCAAGTTCAGCCACTAGTGTCAATTCCTGCTTTGAAAAGAAAGGTgactattttccttttcttaaaagaaacaaaaacaaatctgcaTTGTATGAAAATAAAGCCCAAGAGATCCTTCAGTGCCGTGTTTATTCCATAAAAAAATTCCGGCTGGAGGGTGCTATCTGCGGAGAGTTTACAAATCCAGTTTATTGCAAGAGACAGCAGGGGGAGATCACAGTACAGAATTGTTTCTGGTAATGGAGAAGAGAATCAATACCAGGGCTGTGTGTATGCTGTGATTCTGTGAGAGAACCAAAAAGGCACAGGATGTGGTATTGGGCACCAAATTCCACTTCCTGAGAATCTCAgctgtatttttgtaataaaaaaatttaaagcaagtttctagccttAATGGCTGCAAAGATATGCTTGAAAGTGTGTGGTCCAAAGCCTGTTGATATTTTAGAAGCCACAGGAGCGGCTTAGTAAGATTTCCATGGGGGGGGGATCTCAGAGCTCTGTACAGATGCTTCCCCCTCTTTTTCACTAGCccaagcagaataaattatgaaAGAGACTCCACGCAAGTTTGcttgatttgcataatttatacaggtTGAAGAATTCAGCTTTTCTTGGCACAGAATTTTAAAGCATAGAGTTACACACAGCCCTGATTAATACTGAGCAGCTcagactttttattttaaaaaaaggagagagaggaacAAAGTAGACCTTCCTTGAATGCAAGGGAAATATTGGCACATGGATGCCCTCCCCCAACTATGTCCCCTTACTTATTGCCCCAATGTAAAAGAGTGATGCGCACAGGGATGAGGTTGCACCGGGgacagcgtggggggggggagagttttaCAAATCCAGACAAATGTGAGAAGCACCAAGGGATACATTGCGGGGTTGGGAAGcgggagggaagagagggaagaAGAGAACACAGCTGGCGAGGGCTTGTGTGAATCATGTCAGGAACAGAACACACATACAAGAGAGAGAATCCTCCTTTTCAACACCTTGCATTGTAACCCACACTAGTCACTATTAGCCCCCCCCTCCCACCCGCCCTTAGCCAAGAACAGATCCAAAGGAATCCTGGTCCCCCACCTCACCACTTTCACATGCAAATCCAAGTGCAAACCATGGGTAGCAGAGGAGAGGCGGAACGGGTGGGGGCAGACAATCCTAAAAGttgccatatgtttaaagcagctccccacccccacccccgacacacacacacccgaatcCACAACATTAAAACTTCCAGACTCGCCTCCAGTGTGCACAAGGACACTGGACAGCAAATTCCGCTTAACGCATTTGGCTTGAAATTAAACTCCCATAAAAATCAGATCGCCACCCTCCCAAATCGTTTTgtaacaggagagagagagagagagagagagagagagagacactcacACATCTGCCCTGAGTTGGTATTCAGAAgatgaagggggaggggaagattaTCACAGTATTGGGCAAGACATGTTGGGgacactttcccccaccccaagtctGGCTCACTCTCCGTTCCCAGAGGATTTGAAGACCCCTCTGCCCCGCAGGAGCACCCTGTTCGAAGAGACCGTTTTGGCAGGGATGGCTCCCTTCTTGCCAGCGGGGGTGCCCTTTGGGGGCTCTGGCTGCTCAGGGTGGGGGAGGGCATCGTCAGCCCCCATGTGCTTCAAGCCAGACGTTTTTCCAAGAAGTTCCTTGAACACAGAATCCATATTTCTGGCAACCTCCTGAAAATTGTGAAATAGAGAAAAAGACTGGTGAGGGAgcagggcaggtggggggggggagaggaactgCAGAGGAAGCAGAAATGTTCTattaggagaaagagagaaaatgattGGCACTTTACCTTATCTACTTCCACCCGTTTCTCCATCGGCCCCTGCCTCTCTGAGCTGTTGACTCCCCAGGGCCGTGGGCTAACTTCTGGCCTGGGGCAAAGCAAACAGCACAGAAGAGAGTATCAAATTTAAGACCTCCTATTGTCCCTAACTGAATCATCAGGATTCTAGTCCACATAGTTAAATCTCTGCACTTCTCTGCTTGCCTCTCAGCTATGTTGTTCTGCGCTTCTGTTTCCCAGCGTGATGGGAAGTTATGGGCAGGGTCACAGGGTGCATTTCCTTGGGGGAAGAGTATGCTAGAGACTTAAGGTGCCTTTGCATTTTGCAAATTACTTCTCTAACCACaatgacgagagagagagagagagagagagagagagagagagagagagagagagagagagagctatcaGGCTACACTATAAATCTGTGGAGGGACATTCCTTATCTCTGTGCAACACAGGAACAGATTAACAGAGGTAAGATGCCTTTACTTCTATTCTGGATCACTGTTCCATACAAACTCAAGTACTGCCTGCCTCCTTTGGTTTTTTCCTGACACTGCTCTGACAAGCTTATGATGTCAGTAACAGCATTCCTTATGTTTTCAGCAAGATGTTactcttcagcataaaactcacTTTGCCAAACTCTCCCTGATCTTCCAGCATCATCTTACCTGCACCTCTGCTGCTCATCTGATTCTTCTTTCCCTACTAATGGATCCCTATGGCTGGATCCGCTCAAGCAGTGGCAGAATGAGATGGCAGAATGGACTGTTCCATTTCAATCTGCCTACAGAGCAAAACCATTTTTGAATGCTCTCCCATATATATATGTAAGATTTCGACTTGCAGTgagctttgttgttttttaacgtaAGAAAGCATCCATGGGGCAGCgacagctcaatggcagagcaactgctttgcatgcaatccCCGGGGCAATCCTCAGTGTAgccagtactgaactagatggaccagtggtgttCCTTGTTATAAGCCTTGTTCCTATGTTTGATTCTAAAATGAGAATCTCATGTCTACGGTCACTTTACCACTCCAAGACTCTGCCACCTCATCTGCGGCATAGGTTGTGGTGGAGTCACTTCTGCATGGCCGATCCCAGGCCACTCTGGTATCATCAATGCAGTTTGAAGAGAGGTTCAAAAGAGAGTTCGGATGGCCGtctatcagggattctttagtggcaattctggcattgcaggaagctagactagatgagcctcgggtcccatccagctctacaattctatgattctaatgagAAGCAACCCACCTCCTTCTCTTCTGCCCTGGGCAAGGGCTTCCCATGGACCTTACTAGAGCTCTGATGCCCTGAGCGCACCCAGCTGAAGGAGGACAGACAGACAGCAGTTTAATTCTTTATTACAAAGCATGAACTTGTGGTAGCTCCTAAGGTGCACCGAACACTCATGTACGCTTCTGGTGGCTAAGCAGCTGGCATCCCCTCCCCAGGCTAGTGCTCCAAGCTGTTGAGCAGAATGGCGACCACATCTCCACCCAAACTTAGGTACTCTTGCCTGATGGGATGTGCGCAAACAGCCTGCAGCTTCTCCTACATGGATGTTGCCACTGTGCCTGCCTCTTCAAACCCCTCCTGGTCCTTGGAGACAGCAGGGAAGAGGACGGAGGGGATTGGGGATTCTACCAGCCACCTCTCTCAGGAACTGTCTCTTACTCTGCTCCTGGCGTGTTCTGCACCTCCTCCCCTGTCTCCAACTGCTCAGCCTCTTCCCTTCCTCCAGCCCCGACTCCTGCCTCGTGGGAGGCACAAAACCCCACAAATGGCTGAGCCCTTCCCCTGCCTCTGCTACAcaccctgccagtccctgacacctggtAATAcaaaagtcatagaattgtagagttggaaggtccagccccctgcaatgcaggaatctcaactagatcatacatggagAGATTGCTATCCATCTAACGTACATTTGCAACCACGAGGAATTTCACCCACCTACCCATGCTTTCTTCTTCATTGCTCTCACCTTTCAGTTGGGTGAAAGGTCCTGGAGTGGGCAGGCTGCAGGAGGGGGAAGGACAGGCGGCCCCCATCCATGAAGGGCGATGCCAGCTTGCGGATGGGGCTGCTCCCGCCACCACGCTGGCGACCCCCACCACCCGCATCCGAATTCATCCGCagcctgggaaagagagagaaagagcatcTGCTTATAAGACGGATCCAGCCCCAAGGTGCCCAGGCACAGCCATCTCTGGGGTGGAATGCAACCGTTCCTACAGGGGCCGTCATCCTCCACCACGCAGC
This portion of the Podarcis raffonei isolate rPodRaf1 chromosome 17, rPodRaf1.pri, whole genome shotgun sequence genome encodes:
- the LOC128404743 gene encoding caveolin-3-like; this translates as MAQQGGGREEEEEEEEVTLGKIDSRDPLTKEIDLVERDPKQINQEVVKVDFEDVIAEPEGTHSFDGVWKASNTTFTVSKYWCYRILSGALGVPLALLWGFLFACISFCHIWGAMPCIKSYFIEVQCCGRCYALCIRTFCDPLFEAVGKVCGDVRVALRKERAKD